ATATTTATCACTTCTATTGTTTTAAAGGTGGACATGTATGATGACTCAATTTACTGTGTTCAAATTTTAGGCTCACGTTTTCAGCTCTGAGTCTGGAGGTTGTGCAGCTTTCCTTTCAAATCACGAGCCAAATTCGTATGCAAAGATAATGTTCAATAACATGCACTACAACTTACCACCTTGGTCAATCAGCATCTTACCTGACTGCAGAAATGTGGTATTCAACACTGCAAAGGCAAGTCATTTTGCTTCAAATTCTACAAATTTTTTATCAAATGTTGCTGGACACTTCTAAAATCTTGATGGTTAAACAGAGATTGAAATAGAATACTTCCAGCCAATATGTATTTCATTCCAGTTAAATTGTCAAAAGTTCATACCATACTAGCAAGGCTTTTGAATAGTCAAATTCTATGTTACATGTTTCTGAGAGTCTGTGTGTGTGTTCACTACAGATTGGtgttcaaacatctcaaatgcaAATGTACCCCACTAATACCCAGTCACTCATGTGGGAGAGGTATGATGAGGAGGTTGCTTCATTGGAAGAAAATTCTTTGATTACTGCAACTGGGCTGCTGGAGCAGATAAATGTTACCAGGGATACTAGTGACTACTTGTGGTACATCACTAGGTGTGACTTTGACCACATTCCTTATTTCAGCATAATCAAAATAGATTTGAACTATCTGATGTTTAAGTTCTTCTTCAATTTAGAATGACATTGTGTCTTAATGTTGAGATCACCAGAATAATGTTTAATATACTAAATAAACAGGAATGCCTCTTTTTGTGTAGTGTTGACATCAGCTCAGCTGAAGAGTTTTTAAAAGGGGGAAAGCTTCCTGTCCTCACTGTCCGGTCAGCTGGTCATGCACTGCATATCTTTGTCAACGGACAGCTCTCAGGTATGTTGCATATCCATGGTTCTTCTATTTATGTACTCTTAATTCGGCAAAGCTTTAGTTAGCAAGAGGCTGAATTTTAAGTATGCTTTGGCAGGTTCTGCATATGGAACCAGGGAAAATAAGAGAATCAAATTTTCTGGAAACATCAATCTTCGTGCTGGAACTAATAGAATTGCCCTGTTAAGTGTGGCTGTTGGACTGCCAGTAAGTTTGCCATTTCTTTTCAGTCTGAACCGGTTTGCATAGTGAATAGAATTGCCCTGTTAAcactgaattttcaaatttctttgCCTCTATTACTGCGGTGAAGAATTCTGGGGTGCATTATGAGTTGTGGAGCACTGGAGTCCTGGGTCCTGTTGTGCTACATGAGCTTGATGAAGGAAGTAGAGACTTAACATGGCAGACATGGTCATATCAGGTAATTTTGCTTTGCTGACCTTGTTATCTGTTACAGTGTGGTAGATTTCAGTGCAGCAGAagtggtatctttttcattcttcTTCTTTGTGTAGGTTGGTCTAAAAGGAGAAGATATGAACCTAAATTCTTTGGAAGGTGCTTCTTCTGTTGAATGGATGCAAGGTTCATTAGTACAAAATCAGCAGCCGTTAACATGGTATAGGGTAGGTACACAGACCTGTCTATAATGTTATTTTCTTGATAATCTCAGCTTTACCCACTAGACTTGTCTTTTCAGGCATATTTTGATGCTCCTGATGGAGATGAGCCATTGGCTTTGGATATGGCCAGCATGGGGAAGGGTCATGTGTGGATAAATGGACAAAGCATTGGAAGATACTGGACTGCGTATGCGCCGAAAGAGAATTGCAAGTCATGCAGTTACACAGGGACATATCGATCACCTAAGTGTCAGAGTGGTTGTGGCCAACCGACCCAGCGATGGTAACTTTGGCATGAAAaacattcttttcctttttgtattTTTAACTTAATAATTACATTTTGGATAATCCCATTAAACTAATATAAAGCCAACTTGAACAAGTTATTTACTCTGAAATCCTTTGATAGAGGGACTTCAAACAGTTGAATTCCTCCTGTTTTAGTATGACTTAGCAACATCATATCCAGTGTTAGCAAGACTTGGAAATGTTTTTTTGGTTGTATAAATTCAAAACTACTTGTGTGCCTGTAATTATTAAAGATAATTGCAACAATTGCTCAATCTCAAGGATGCTACATTTGGTGCAAAGAAACAATTGTGGCTATTACTGTTAATCTGAAATATCTATCTAACAGATGCCTCGTAACTCTGccaccattttttttttactttattgatGACTGGATAGCAGACTTTTAAGGAATAAAATATATGTTTAATGTTGCAGTTAATGGAACTAAAGTAGGATATGTGCTGATGAATTTGGAAATAGTGTACCGTTGAGCTAATTGTTAGATATTCAGGTACCATGTGCCACGTTCCTGGTTACAACCaacaagaaatctactagtagtATTTGAAGAACTTGGAGGTGATGCAACAAAGATTGCATTAATGACGAGATCTGTTTCTAGTGTTTGTGCTGATGTTTCTGAGTGGCATCCCACAATAAAAAATTGGCACATCGAGAGTTATGGAGAGCCTGAAGAATACCGCAAGCCAAAGGTCCATCTGCGATGTGCGCCGGGACAATCTATATCGGCCATCAAATTTGCTAGCTATGGGACACCCCTCGGAACTTGTggaaattttcaacagggagcatGCCATTCGCCAAATTCCCACACCATCCTGGAGAAGGTTACCACACTTCTAATTTATCTTACTCTGTTCTTCAATACACATATTTTTCTATGTTGCTATTTATGAGTTCTTTCTTCGATGAAATTATAGTTACAAGACAATGAATAGATATGGCACGGGCAAAGTGTCTGTGCCCTCAAAATGTGTGTCTGATTAAAATCCACTGCAAATTGATGCGTAGGCAGCGTTAGTTGCTGCATGCGGAGACTGGCCCATGCATTTGTATCATATAGTTTCTAATAGGGGATGAGGGAGAATCCATATATGtgtatgatctaatatgcatatTCCTTCAACATGCATCTACTTTTGACATATATTCCCTTGTATGTCAAAACCTTGCAAAGAATAATTACATCAATGCatatttcatttttaaatttattgttTACCGATAAGGtaaaatttgactccttgttacaTTTAAACAGAAGTGTATCGGAAAGGAGAAATGTGTGGTTGCCATCTCCCAGGCAAACTTTGGCGGTGACCCATGTCCGAATGTGATGAAAAAAGTTGCAGTAGAAGCTGTATGTTCTTCAGCTGTTCAGCCGATAACCTGAGCTTTGCAAATCGCATTGGCCAGAACAACTCGGCGTAATTGTAAAGTGCTGGTGTCGATCGAATATAGTCATTTGTATCGTGTGGTAGTTGCATTTAGAGGGAAAAGATAGTATGTCAGTGTGTGCATTTGCTCATTCA
The DNA window shown above is from Musa acuminata AAA Group cultivar baxijiao chromosome BXJ2-4, Cavendish_Baxijiao_AAA, whole genome shotgun sequence and carries:
- the LOC103981364 gene encoding beta-galactosidase 5, which encodes MGSQSSPHFLSSLLLLLLFLLPVAQCGVTYDRKAIIINGQRKILISGSIHYPRSTPDMWEGLIQKAKDGGLDVIQTYVFWNGHEPSPGTYNFEGRYDLVRFIKTVQKVGLYVHLRVGPYVCAEWNFGGFPVWLKYVPGISFRTDNEPFKMAMQGFTQKIVEMMKSESLFASQGGPIILSQIENEYGPESKALGSAGRSYVNWAADMAVGLGTGVPWVMCKEEDAPDPVINTCNGFYCDSFTPNKPYKPMMWTEAWSGWFTEFGGTIRHRPAEDLAFAVARFIQNGGSFINYYMYHGGTNFGRTAGGPFITTSYDYDAPIDEYGLIREPKYGHLKELHKAIKLCEQALVSADPTVTSLGSLQQAHVFSSESGGCAAFLSNHEPNSYAKIMFNNMHYNLPPWSISILPDCRNVVFNTAKIGVQTSQMQMYPTNTQSLMWERYDEEVASLEENSLITATGLLEQINVTRDTSDYLWYITSVDISSAEEFLKGGKLPVLTVRSAGHALHIFVNGQLSGSAYGTRENKRIKFSGNINLRAGTNRIALLSVAVGLPNSGVHYELWSTGVLGPVVLHELDEGSRDLTWQTWSYQVGLKGEDMNLNSLEGASSVEWMQGSLVQNQQPLTWYRAYFDAPDGDEPLALDMASMGKGHVWINGQSIGRYWTAYAPKENCKSCSYTGTYRSPKCQSGCGQPTQRWYHVPRSWLQPTRNLLVVFEELGGDATKIALMTRSVSSVCADVSEWHPTIKNWHIESYGEPEEYRKPKVHLRCAPGQSISAIKFASYGTPLGTCGNFQQGACHSPNSHTILEKKCIGKEKCVVAISQANFGGDPCPNVMKKVAVEAVCSSAVQPIT